The following coding sequences lie in one Musa acuminata AAA Group cultivar baxijiao chromosome BXJ1-8, Cavendish_Baxijiao_AAA, whole genome shotgun sequence genomic window:
- the LOC135587817 gene encoding zinc finger transcription factor YY1-like isoform X1 encodes MELHMNHAMAEKRHAAQNRRPTAVRWFKEWVPQDVVATGGKCMLLKWVTEDMLKALKEKNKETEAEEQKPEPATEVLFLCSYEGCGRTFIDAGALKKHAHIHGEKQHICQYDGCGKKFLDSSKLKRHYLIHTGERDFICPHEGCGKAFSLDFNLRAHMRTHSLENYHVCPYPECAKRFTNESKLRTHIKTQHEKSTVMDTVKHTTPVEKPHTTPKLSAAAYGSGSAERPYVCPYEGCGKAYIHEYKLNLHFRREHPGHNSEENGKPSPAVDQAAEEGSDQEVYLAKRSVGKNSKRSKPNLTPQMPPAKVSNRKGTSSTPKKSTPVVVVKKQLPSKEMYEEDSEETEEDQDNVEEEDGGWRCQEVNRDDEETEEEE; translated from the exons ATGGAGCTCCATATGAACCACGCCATGGCGGAGAAGCGTCACGCCGCCCAGAATCGTCGTCCAACTGCCGTCCGATGGTTCAAGGAATG GGTTCCGCAAGACGTGGTTGCGACGGGTGGGAAGTGCATGCTTTTGAAGTGGGTTACGG AGGATATGCTAAAAGCTTTgaaagagaagaataaggaaacaGAAGCAGAAGAGCAGAAACCTGAACCAGCTACAGAAGTTCTATTCCTCTGCAGCTATGAAGGTTGTGGGAGAACTTTTATTGATGCAGGGGCTTTAAAGAAACATGCTCACATCCATGGAGAGAAGCAACACATTTGCCAATACGATGGATGTGGAAAG AAGTTTTTAGACAGTTCGAAGTTGAAGAGGCATTATCTTATTCATACAGGTGAAAGAGATTTCATATGCCCCCATGAAGGCTGTGGTAAG GCCTTCTCATTGGATTTTAACTTGAGGGCACATATGCGGACGCATTCACTAGAAAATTATCATGTTTGTCCTTACCCAGAATGTGCGAAGAGATTCACAAATGAAAGCAAACTACGAACCCACATAAAGACACAACACGAGAAG AGCACAGTGATGGATACGGTGAAGCACACTACACCAGTGGAAAAGCCACATACTACCCCCAAGTTATCTGCAGCTGCATATGGTTCCGGTTCGGCAGAGCGTCCGTACGTCTGTCCGTACGAAGGTTGTGGGAAAGCCTACATCCATGAGTACAAATTGAATCTCCATTTTAGAAGGGAACATCCCGGTCATAACTCAGAGGAAAACGGTAAACCTTCTCCGGCTGTCGACCAAGCTGCGGAGGAAGGCAGTGATCAGGAAGTGTACCTCGCAAAACGCAGCGTCGGCAAGAACTCAAAGCGGAGCAAGCCCAACCTGACGCCGCAGATGCCACCTGCAAAAGTTTCGAACCGCAAAGGCACAAGTTCGACTCCCAAGAAGAGTACACCGGTGGTGGTGGTCAAGAAGCAATTGCCGAGCAAAGAGATGTACGAGGAAGACAGCGAGGAAACAGAGGAAGACCAGGATAATGTcgaagaagaagatggaggatGGAGATGTCAGGAGGTGAACAGGGACGACGAGGAGACAGAGGAGGAAGAATGA
- the LOC135587817 gene encoding zinc finger transcription factor YY1-like isoform X2: protein MLLKWVTEDMLKALKEKNKETEAEEQKPEPATEVLFLCSYEGCGRTFIDAGALKKHAHIHGEKQHICQYDGCGKKFLDSSKLKRHYLIHTGERDFICPHEGCGKAFSLDFNLRAHMRTHSLENYHVCPYPECAKRFTNESKLRTHIKTQHEKSTVMDTVKHTTPVEKPHTTPKLSAAAYGSGSAERPYVCPYEGCGKAYIHEYKLNLHFRREHPGHNSEENGKPSPAVDQAAEEGSDQEVYLAKRSVGKNSKRSKPNLTPQMPPAKVSNRKGTSSTPKKSTPVVVVKKQLPSKEMYEEDSEETEEDQDNVEEEDGGWRCQEVNRDDEETEEEE from the exons ATGCTTTTGAAGTGGGTTACGG AGGATATGCTAAAAGCTTTgaaagagaagaataaggaaacaGAAGCAGAAGAGCAGAAACCTGAACCAGCTACAGAAGTTCTATTCCTCTGCAGCTATGAAGGTTGTGGGAGAACTTTTATTGATGCAGGGGCTTTAAAGAAACATGCTCACATCCATGGAGAGAAGCAACACATTTGCCAATACGATGGATGTGGAAAG AAGTTTTTAGACAGTTCGAAGTTGAAGAGGCATTATCTTATTCATACAGGTGAAAGAGATTTCATATGCCCCCATGAAGGCTGTGGTAAG GCCTTCTCATTGGATTTTAACTTGAGGGCACATATGCGGACGCATTCACTAGAAAATTATCATGTTTGTCCTTACCCAGAATGTGCGAAGAGATTCACAAATGAAAGCAAACTACGAACCCACATAAAGACACAACACGAGAAG AGCACAGTGATGGATACGGTGAAGCACACTACACCAGTGGAAAAGCCACATACTACCCCCAAGTTATCTGCAGCTGCATATGGTTCCGGTTCGGCAGAGCGTCCGTACGTCTGTCCGTACGAAGGTTGTGGGAAAGCCTACATCCATGAGTACAAATTGAATCTCCATTTTAGAAGGGAACATCCCGGTCATAACTCAGAGGAAAACGGTAAACCTTCTCCGGCTGTCGACCAAGCTGCGGAGGAAGGCAGTGATCAGGAAGTGTACCTCGCAAAACGCAGCGTCGGCAAGAACTCAAAGCGGAGCAAGCCCAACCTGACGCCGCAGATGCCACCTGCAAAAGTTTCGAACCGCAAAGGCACAAGTTCGACTCCCAAGAAGAGTACACCGGTGGTGGTGGTCAAGAAGCAATTGCCGAGCAAAGAGATGTACGAGGAAGACAGCGAGGAAACAGAGGAAGACCAGGATAATGTcgaagaagaagatggaggatGGAGATGTCAGGAGGTGAACAGGGACGACGAGGAGACAGAGGAGGAAGAATGA
- the LOC135587817 gene encoding zinc finger transcription factor YY1-like isoform X3 has protein sequence MLKALKEKNKETEAEEQKPEPATEVLFLCSYEGCGRTFIDAGALKKHAHIHGEKQHICQYDGCGKKFLDSSKLKRHYLIHTGERDFICPHEGCGKAFSLDFNLRAHMRTHSLENYHVCPYPECAKRFTNESKLRTHIKTQHEKSTVMDTVKHTTPVEKPHTTPKLSAAAYGSGSAERPYVCPYEGCGKAYIHEYKLNLHFRREHPGHNSEENGKPSPAVDQAAEEGSDQEVYLAKRSVGKNSKRSKPNLTPQMPPAKVSNRKGTSSTPKKSTPVVVVKKQLPSKEMYEEDSEETEEDQDNVEEEDGGWRCQEVNRDDEETEEEE, from the exons ATGCTAAAAGCTTTgaaagagaagaataaggaaacaGAAGCAGAAGAGCAGAAACCTGAACCAGCTACAGAAGTTCTATTCCTCTGCAGCTATGAAGGTTGTGGGAGAACTTTTATTGATGCAGGGGCTTTAAAGAAACATGCTCACATCCATGGAGAGAAGCAACACATTTGCCAATACGATGGATGTGGAAAG AAGTTTTTAGACAGTTCGAAGTTGAAGAGGCATTATCTTATTCATACAGGTGAAAGAGATTTCATATGCCCCCATGAAGGCTGTGGTAAG GCCTTCTCATTGGATTTTAACTTGAGGGCACATATGCGGACGCATTCACTAGAAAATTATCATGTTTGTCCTTACCCAGAATGTGCGAAGAGATTCACAAATGAAAGCAAACTACGAACCCACATAAAGACACAACACGAGAAG AGCACAGTGATGGATACGGTGAAGCACACTACACCAGTGGAAAAGCCACATACTACCCCCAAGTTATCTGCAGCTGCATATGGTTCCGGTTCGGCAGAGCGTCCGTACGTCTGTCCGTACGAAGGTTGTGGGAAAGCCTACATCCATGAGTACAAATTGAATCTCCATTTTAGAAGGGAACATCCCGGTCATAACTCAGAGGAAAACGGTAAACCTTCTCCGGCTGTCGACCAAGCTGCGGAGGAAGGCAGTGATCAGGAAGTGTACCTCGCAAAACGCAGCGTCGGCAAGAACTCAAAGCGGAGCAAGCCCAACCTGACGCCGCAGATGCCACCTGCAAAAGTTTCGAACCGCAAAGGCACAAGTTCGACTCCCAAGAAGAGTACACCGGTGGTGGTGGTCAAGAAGCAATTGCCGAGCAAAGAGATGTACGAGGAAGACAGCGAGGAAACAGAGGAAGACCAGGATAATGTcgaagaagaagatggaggatGGAGATGTCAGGAGGTGAACAGGGACGACGAGGAGACAGAGGAGGAAGAATGA
- the LOC135587818 gene encoding ammonium transporter 3 member 1-like, giving the protein MRWVAMSVARAYQGNRSGAVAEWLNEGDNAWQMISATLVGLQSVPGLVILYGSIVKKKWAVNSAFMALYAFAAVWICWVTWAYDMSFGDKLLPFWGKARPALGQKLLIQQAALPATTHYRRDGTEETPMITPFYPMASMVYFQCVFAAITVILLAGSLLGRMSIKAWMLFVPLWLTFCYTVGAFSLWGGGFLFQWGVIDYSGGYVIHLSSGVAGLTAAFWVGPRTPSDRERFPPNNVLLVLVGAGMLWMGWTGFNGGDPYAANIDSSMAVLNTHICAATSLLMWTTLDVAFFKKPSVIGAVQGMMTGLVCITPGAGLVQGWAAMVMGILSGSIPWYTMMVVHRRWAFLQKIDDTLAVFHTHAVAGFLGGATTGLFAEPVLCSLFLPVTGSRGGVYGGVGGVQFLKQVVGAGFVVAWNAVVTTLICVAIRVVTPLRMSEEQLKIGDDEVHGEEAYALWGDGERFDVTRHGSNSESESQQLHVPTGVTQNV; this is encoded by the exons atgaggtgGGTGGCCATGTCGGTGGCGAGGGCGTACCAAGGGAACAGGTCGGGGGCGGTGGCGGAGTGGCTGAACGAGGGGGACAATGCGTGGCAGATGATCTCGGCGACGTTGGTGGGGCTGCAGAGCGTGCCGGGGCTGGTGATCCTCTACGGCAGCATCGTGAAGAAGAAGTGGGCGGTGAACTCGGCCTTCATGGCGCTGTACGCCTTCGCCGCCGTCTGGATCTGCTGGGTCACGTGGGCCTACGACATGTCCTTCGGCGACAAGCTGCTCCCTTTCTGGGGGAAGGCCAGGCCGGCCCTCGGCCAGAAGCTGCTGATCCAGCAGGCGGCGCTGCCGGCCACCACGCACTACCGCCGCGACGGCACCGAGGAAACGCCCATGATCACGCCCTTCTACCCCATGGCCTCCATGGTCTACTTTCAGTGCGTGTTCGCTGCCATCACCGTCATCCTCCTCGCCGGCtccctcctcggccgcatgagcaTCAAGGCGTGGATGCTGTTCGTCCCCCTGTGGCTCACCTTCTGCTACACCGTCGGCGCCTTCTCCCTCTGGGGCGGAGGCTTCCTCTTTCAGTGGGGCGTCATCGACTACTCCGGCGGCTACGTCATCCACCTCTCCTCCGGCGTCGCCGGCCTCACCGCCGCCTTCTGG GTCGGACCGAGGACGCCAAGCGATCGGGAGAGGTTCCCGCCCAACAACGTGCTGCTGGTGCTGGTGGGGGCGGGAATGCTGTGGATGGGATGGACGGGGTTCAACGGCGGCGACCCATACGCGGCCAACATCGACTCGTCCATGGCGGTGCTCAACACGCACATCTGCGCCGCGACGAGCCTCCTCATGTGGACGACCCTCGACGTGGCCTTCTTCAAGAAGCCTTCCGTCATCGGCGCCGTGCAGGGGATGATGACCGGACTGGTTTGCATCACTCCTGGCGCAG GACTAGTCCAGGGTTGGGCTGCTATGGTTATGGGGATCTTATCAGGGAGCATCCCCTGGTACACCATGATGGTGGTGCACAGGCGATGGGCCTTCCTCCAGAAGATCGACGACACGCTCGCCGTGTTCCACACCCACGCCGTCGCCGGTTTCCTAGGCGGCGCCACCACCGGCCTCTTCGCCGAGCCCGTTCTCTGCAGCCTCTTCCTGCCCGTCACCGGCTCCCGCGGAGGCGTTTACGGCGGCGTGGGTGGCGTCCAGTTCCTTAAGCAGGTCGTCGGCGCCGGGTTCGTAGTGGCGTGGAACGCCGTCGTCACCACCCTAATCTGCGTGGCCATACGAGTAGTCACCCCGCTTCGCATGTCCGAGGAACAGCTCAAGATCGGTGACGACGAGGTGCATGGCGAGGAGGCTTACGCGCTGTGGGGCGACGGTGAGAGGTTTGACGTAACGAGGCATGGATCGAACTCGGAATCAGAGTCGCAACAGCTTCATGTTCCGACTGGTGTAACGCAGAATGTCTAA